The following nucleotide sequence is from Zea mays cultivar B73 chromosome 1, Zm-B73-REFERENCE-NAM-5.0, whole genome shotgun sequence.
CCAGAGGATCGGACGCCCAACCATGGACTGTTTAATGACCTATCGTGGATGGTCCACCAGTCCATAGACCCAACCCCGAGACCCTGCACACCGTGTGTGTGTGTCGACATATATTTAGCAAAAAAGAAACCAAGAGAGGGTGCTACCCAACCAATGCCGCCAGAGAGGCATGCCCATCATTGAGGAGCCCCACCACCCCACATAGGCTGATAGGCATGCCTATCGCCGGTGGCATCGGTTTCTCGTGCCTTTGGTTTGGTTGGGTCTTAGAACCGAAGTTAAATCTGATAACCGAAATTCTCATATACTAAAATCAAGGCCAAAACAAACTCAACATTTCAGTTCTACTCGGTTTTTTGTCCTCCGTTTAAGAGCATGTTTGGAAAAAGGGGATTAGAGAGAATTGAGTGGTCTAGAATCTCATTTTTATTTAAAATTAAATGGAAAGAGGATTTTAACACTCTCAATCCCCTTTGTTTCCAAAATCCCTAAGGGTCCGTTTGGATGTAGATATTGGAGATGTTGGAATTGAATTAGATCCAATATCAAATCTGTCTAGTATTGGAAATGAGTTTCAATACAAATCTGTTGTTTGGGTGTATCTGGAATTGCAATTCCATCCAATACCTAGAGTCTTGGCTCTGAATTGTGAGAGACACTTTTTAGTTAAAGTCCATTTCCAAGGAATTGAGCTTTAATTCTAGCTCTGAATTATTTAGCCAGCCAAACAGCAAAATTCAGAATTCCCGATTCCAATTCCCAATTCCAGTCTTGAATATCTACATCCAAACGGGGTATAAGGACTTGTTTAGAAGCAAAGATACTAGAGGAAACTGAAGGGCTAAAATCTCTTTACTATTTAAATAGCAAGTGGATTTTAACCCCTCCAATATTCTTCATTATTCTTACTCCCAAATAAGCTCTAAAAGTTGATAGTCCTACCGCCCATTCCACCCACCGCCTTCATCCTATCTATGGCTTCCCTCACTAGTGATTCTTCTCTTTGCCCACCTGTATATTCATTTGCCTTCATGTTTCTCAGCTTGCCTTGTGGTTTAAGAGTCTGGAAATTTTATCTCTCACTGATATGATTAATAAACAAACCTGCTGTTTAGAAGTCTCACTATATTGAACACATGCATGATTAGCAATTAGTGAGGTGTAACCCTAACGACAGATAAACTTCTGATATAAGTCACTATCTTGACCCACAATCCTTTATTTATTGCAATTCCAACAGTAGTATGAAGTATTTCCATGTTTTCTTTGATCTCGTGCAAAGACCGGAATAAAGACAATTACTTTACTGTAAAAAGGATAAGGAGACCAAGATCTCTATATTGCAGTAACCAGTAGTAGTCTAGACGTTGGATTCCATGGCAATGGATAATCCTGCAAATTAAGAGGTAAAACGTAGTACAACAGTTAATTTACTAATCACGTTTCAATGTGCGTGTGTGATCGATCTGAACAGTTAAGAGGAGGTATGTACCTGCATTCTGCTAGTACTAATAAAGACCATTTCCGACTGGTGCAGCCGGGTTTACCAGTCCTAGCCTGGCGCAGTCTGCCCCAAACGTGCCTGACGAATGCACAATATAATGAGCAAAGCAACGCAAGATTCAGGCAAACGCCCACGAATGCACAATGACCAAAACAAACATCGTTGCTTCAGAAAGCGATTACAGTTGCCGCCGATGCAAGGCATGGAGGTGAGGTTGAACATGTTTCTCAAGCCCGGCTGGCAGCGGCACTGGTAACTGGAGCCGGCGCCCTTCTCGCAGTCACCTCCCTGGCCGCAATTGACGAGGGCGCAGGCTGCATATGCATGGAGACCAAACAAGATTTGTTTGATAAAACGGATACGATGACTGGTCGATCGAGGACAAACTGTCAACTTCTTTCTCCGTACGAGCGCGTGAAGTACGTAAATGGCGTGTGAGGTGACTTACGGTCTGTGAGAGGAATGCTCCGCATCGGCACGGTAGGGTTGAAGCAAGCACTGCTGAAGGTGCCTACAATGAGCAAAGAGAAAGATACAGCTCCATCAGTATCTTCTTTCAGAGTCAGTGCCAGTCATCAAATATACTCCCTCCGTACATAAAAAATAACAATATTTGTATTCTAAAATAATTTTATTATAAAAATAGACTTAACAATACATATAATGATACTAATTATATACTATAAATATACTAATATTCTCTCATCTATACTTGATCAAAATTGTTTAACTTTTTAAAAGCTATAATTATATACTTATTTAGAGATAGGAGTATTCTCACCTTGGATAAGGACGtgggtttggtttggcttttggatgTGGTTTTGCCCCAAAGATCAAAAGGCAAACCAAATGGTCTAATCCAGCAAGCGGTTTTTTTTCAAAAGCCGGTTTTCTTGTTGTGGAAATTTGAAAGCACATCTATACCTGTTTTTAGTGGATTTTGGATAGAAGAACTTTACAAATATTACATGTCTACCACTGAAAAGTGGAAAATATGGTTCCATTCTTTCTTATCGTCCCAAACCGACGGTCATTGCGCTGAACGGGAAATGGGCCTTTAAATCCATTCTATATTTGTTTTGGTAGTTGATGATCATCACAACTATTTgagctaactagtttgctaagtggATATACACAGGTTCATAAGAAACGAAATGAAGTATAAAAATTTCAACTCCAAACTCGGGTATAGACAAGAGTATTCATCTGAAGACTGCGGACCATCCGACACTACGCCTGGACCGTCCTCCATACTAAGTAAGATCTACTTGAGGATGGTAGGTTCTATGGTTGAATTTTTGTGGCGCACGCGGAATGCCCGTGAATTATAGTCGGACCATCTGCAgtgcatatataaccatgaacatGGAATTTGCATATTCGGCATATCAATGTTGTACATTCCAGTTTCAAGGGCAAACCGCCTAAGTTCGGCCTCGGACCGTCCGGAAGCCAAGGGCAGATTGTTCATAGGTATAAAACTCCAGATGACCAGATTGTATACCTTACTGGTAAGATCGGTATTTGGAACCGCAGACCATTTGGGCCTCATAGGCGGACCATCCGTGAAGCACTATATCTGCCATCCGATAGAGCATTTAATACACATCTAGTCGTTGATATAGTTGTTACATATAAATGTTGCGGTCTACACGTTGATCTTATAGGGGTGGACCGTCTGTGTGTACCTAGAAACTACAATTTGCCACCAAGAGCTATGtgtgtggttggggctataaatacaccccaacgaGCCCATTATGTCATCCATTCACTcaaattcaatacaagagctacaaCATTCACTCCAACATTCAAAGCAACACCTCCAAGTGATGAAAGCCACACAAGTGCCACACTAAAAAGATTAGTGCATTGAGTTAGCGCCTTGTGTGAGAGTGAATTAGTGGAGAGTGTGTTGTGCTCTTGAGATTAGAGTCTTAACTCCCATTGATTGTAAAGCTAGCGAGAGGCTTCAACGTGTGAACTACCTCATGGAGACTATGGTCTCTCATCTGAGTAAAAGAGAGGACTCAAGCTTGATCTGTGGAATCACCTGAGAGGGTTTAAAAagacccgatcctttgggacaccCCAACGGAGGCATATGTTTCATTTGGAAACTGAACTCCGGTAAACTTGTCATTTTCATTTGTGTTGTTTTGCTTCTGATTTGTTTTTCTCTCTCCATCTCTTAGTACTCTTGCTTGATCATCATCCAAATCATTTTTGTGTTTCTCCCTAATTTAATACTACAATCGTTTGAACAACACTAGAAAGAAGAACTCCTCTCCCTTACTTTAATCGTTTTACCTATCGTTCTAATGCATAATTGGGGATCAATATTTTGTATTAAGTGATAAAAATTAggtatcacctattcaccccccctaggtgactttcaattggtatcgaagctcTGCACTTCTTTTAAatctaacaactcaaagtgatgtcggtgaAAGAATCCCACAAGAAAGAGAAGGTGTCTTCGAGAGAGAAGCACAAAGAAGAGAAAGTGCTCTTAGGAGGAAAGcacaaagaaaagaaagaagaatcCACAAGCTCCTCCAAATCCcacaagaaggatgggaagaagatgaTGAGAAATGTGGTCTATTATGAGACCAACACATCATCGTTACCATCGATAAGCGACAACAAATCTAGCTCCAAAGCCATCATCAACAAAATCCAGTTAAACCAAACTTTACCCGAACGCCATTTAATTATACTCGCATTCCTAGAAATACTACTAATCCTTTGCTTTTAGTCCCTCTTGGAAAGCCACCATGTTTTGATGGTAAAGATTATTCTTGGTGGAATCACAAAATGGAAGGTTATTTATACTCACTCCACccaagcatttgggatattgttgaactAGGGATGTAAATATCGAGAAGTGATGATGAGGAATACAACTAAGTAGTGGTGGACTAAATCATCCACTATATCTCGTAAGCCACCACAATATTACTTTCCTCTTTATGTATggaagaatacaacaaggtgaacgGGTTGGAGGGCGCTAAGGAAATTTAAGATACACTTAAGGTGGCGCACAAGGGTGAcaagatcaccaagatggagctcATAGAGGGGGAGCTCGGAAGGTTCGTCATGATCAACAAGGGAGAAGGGCCACAAGAGATCTACAACCAGCTCAagtccttggtgaaccaagtccaGAACTATAGGAGCAACAAGTGGATGGATCATGAACTACGGGACCACCAATTCTATGCTTGTTCTAGGTTTATTCCTATTGTTTAGTATCGTTTGCATATCTTTACTGTTTGGTGCTTGCATGCACCATAGTTGTAGTTAGAGGGGATTGTAGTCTTGCAAGACCGTTGGGACTTGACACATGGTACCAAGCACTCGTGAGTAGGTGAGAGTGCATGACAAAATTGGAAGTTGGATAGCTAGGATGTCTTGTCATGTGTGTCCCGTCCACAAGCTTGAAAGGATATTTATAGGGAACCAAGAGCTAAGGCCTAAAATACGTGTATGCCCTTGGTTACCTACTACATTCCTGGAATATACTATATAGTGGGGTAATTATGGAATAGGACCAGCCTAGGTCTAGTACACCGATCATCATACTCGTAAAGGAGGCTGACAGGTGGGACCGTCTTCCTTATGGATGGGACTACATGGTCTTCATTGCCACTCATAGTATTCTAACTTCAAGACCCTAAAGCCTTTGTCCTGAAGTCCTCGGTGTCTCCGTGTCCCCACGGGCGATGCCAAGGGGGATCGGTAGCCATTTGGTATTCCCGAGCCTTCGCATTGATGTGAGTCACCATCCTTGTTGACGAGGATAGTGTAGAGCAAAGTCCTTGAGGCCCAAAACTCATTCCAGTCTCAACCCCACTACCATAGATTGAGCCCCTAATGCCCACTCATCTTGATTGAGTCCAGTGTACCTTACGCACCATTCGAGGTGGGGCCTCTGCACGTGCAGCGCAGTCTTTATACATGGTGTGTATTTGCATTGTACTAGCGCCCTACATACATAGATGGGGTCAGTATCAAACATGATTGAGGTCAAGTTCTACCTTCATCCCAATAGAAGCCCCATTGGGGGAGGCTCAACTTGATGAGCCGATACCAAAGTCACAACCCTTGATCATCAATTGAACTGAGTCAAGGCATGAAATTGACCATTATTGTAGGTGTTCCATGGTAGCTATATAAGGCGTCACGCCAAGGGCTGGTGAGGAGCAAGACAGCAAAACACCACTACCCCTTTTACTATGGCCTCACGCCTTTCCTCTCTCGCTTTTTGCACCAATGTCGTCTCTATTCTGGCGTCGGAAACTGTCGATGCCTGATCACTGAACTGGTGAGGAGCAAGACAGCAAAACACCACTACCCCTTGTATGCCATGGATCCCATTCTTCCTCCTTTCGTCAACCGGGTTGGTTCTGCTGCATCGCGATCGCCACCGATTGTGTTGACCCTAATAGACGATTTGACTTCCTTGGTCTCGAATAAGACCACCCATCATCAGTCGATGACATCGCTAAGAAATGGAGTGCCTGGGATATTTTATGGTGGGGCCGAGCGGGCCACCAGGTCAGAGACCTCACCACAGCCGTGAGACGAAGTCGTGGTGTTCGAGGCTTTTTTCATTGTTGGTCTTCATCTTCCATGCCACGACTTCATGGTTGAAGTATTGGGTAAGTTTCGATTTTAGCTACATCAGCTTACTCTCAATGCCATCATTGCGCTCAACAAGTTTGTGTGAGAGACAACAACATATGAAGGGTCCCCGTCTACAGAGCTCCTCGCCAAGCATTATTGTTTGTACTGGAAGAAGAAGACGGTGAAAAACTTAGTGCAGCAGTTTGGtagctgtacatttacgccgaagatggGGAAGACGAAGGGCAATGTTACAGAATCTGTGTCGTGCGCCAAGAACCGATGGGGGACGTAGACAAATTTCTAGTTTTATCTTAGAGTTGAGTACGACGGAGGCGCAGGCGAGTCAATTGGCTTCATTTGATTACACAACGTTTCCATGGTTACAGTGGGGGACAACGATAGAGATGATAAGGTCTTCAGGTACACGGTCGTTACCAGTGGGGCTGAGATTTGATTGAAGAGTACATAGCGTGTGGTGTGTGGCTGTTGAGATGTGGGTGGTCTGTTGGCAAAGTCGTTCGCTGATAGTTGCCGAATTTTGTAACACCCGAAGATTCTAATTTTGGGAATTAGAAAGATTTATCCCAAGATTTCAATAAATGTCATTTCTAATAAAAGGTTAATAAAAAGGTCCTTATGTGAGTAAAATCTTTATTTTGTCGAATAACATATTTAGAACATTCTCTAAAATATGTAAGTTAGAATATCCTTTAATAGAGATTATACATCAGAGGATATTTATCCTTAGAAAGAATAAGCGATAAATATTAAACTTTTGGAATAAACTTTTAATTTGACTACATATTCAAGATAAAGAtttcttttaaaaagaataaTGTATGTGTTGCATATTGGAGACATTTttcttaaataaataaataaagtaaCGTAATATAGTAATAAATTTAGTTGCATCTCATGCTGGTTTTTTATCTTTGTGTTTGAATTTCAAAATAGAATTGAAtaaaaaatagaaaatagaaaaggaaaaaggaaacaaCCAACTACACTTGGGCCAAATCCTTTTGCGTAGCCCAATTCTCCCTCATCACTCCACCAACCCAACTCTTCCCATGCCTCACCCCCTTGAGCTGACAGGTGTGACCATTGCACCAGGTCTTCTCCGAAGCGGACTCACACGCGCAAGATAAGCATCGATCTCGTAACCACCTTGTCGTGATCTGTGGCTATCGGGCAATTCCCGGCTGTGCCCCGAGGGGGGATAAAGCCAGTGTGCCTCTCTCCCCTCACCCATCGGTCTCGTGCACGTCAAATGTCATTGCCGAGAGAAAGGAGAACAGGAGAGTCACCATGGGGAACCGCTGGCGAGGGACCACAAAGTCACTGCGGTTTGGGTCTCGAAGAATGGCTTCAGATGAGCTATAGACCACGTAGAAGACGTACGCGTCCTTGATTCGAGAAAAGGTATACCGAGACCTTAGCAATTTGTCACCAGAGTTGGAGCTCTACCAAGAAGTCGCACGACGTCGTAGATGGCCACGCTCAGCCTCCTGATCACGGGTAAATTAGACATTATTGAATTCACCCCTACTCCCTCCTTACTCTGTGTTAGGTCTAATGGTGAGTTGGGCATTGGTGCGCTAGGATGGCAGTCACCGGCGAGCCAACGGTGTGGTGAGGTCGAGGCAGCGCCATGTACGTCGTCGGGAGAAGATGAATCAGCCCTAGTCGTTGCTTCACCCTTGTATGATACCAATTAGGTAATAGGATACCTCTTCGAATCATTTAAATCATGGCCATCAATTGGTAGTGGATGGCAGGATTAGATCCCGAGCGCTTACCAGTTCATTAGAGGGGTCGGATCTAATCAACGCCACTAATCTCAGATCTAACGGCTCAAATGAGCCCATACCCCTTCAGTAGTGGAGGTTTTGCGTATGAGTCCCTATGGAAATTGggaaccaacccgccgtccaccctaTTCAAATAACTTAGCAACTAGGTCCTAAAATTTATAAAACGAACCCCAAGTCTTCTGATTTTAGTATCCGCAGTCCAAGGATTTAGGGAATATAGGAAATAAAACTAGAAAATTGCTTTTAATTACAAATTAATTCAATAAGCTTATAAAATTGATATCTTCTCCATTTAACTCCGATTTTTGTGGTTCTTGAACCTACGATTTCGTCTCGAAGTGTTGAACATTCTAAATTAGTCTGATTccatgtttggtgtactattaTTTGTATTCATTATTTGCTTATTTGTATGTATTGGTACGAGTAGAAGCGAGGTTACGAGGAACCTGAAGCCCAACTTTGGGAAAGCACATGAGCAGCCGGATTTGCAAGTAAAAGGCAGATTGTGTCCTTGATCATATTCTTTGACCTAATAATATTTATGATTCTATTAATCATTGTGGCACTATTAGGTTAaactgatgggacctaataggttacctagtttgttCAACCTACACATTGCACACAATTATTggatagttttgctattgctctacttgaTTTTTAAGTTAATGATATttatgaattatgatcatgtttcatCATGGTATATTATTCGATTATTTATTATTGTACATGATAAGATCGTAATGTTTAATTGGACCATGGAGCGCTAACCCAAGACAACATtgccaccataagggtggaatgggacgctcttGACCAatcaattaggaaagctagtttgATATGATTCTTTCCTGAAGGGGGCAAATAAGGAGTGAACCGCACAAGCATAGTGCTGGCTGTAATTACTATGATGAGGTTACAGACCGTGGAAAAAAGCATATGCTTCCTTTTGCCTAAAACCGAAGCGGGTTTTCTCatactagtggaactttataaaggcctcgtagtgagcCCTTGgctactcaccttggtagtgattaaGGGTATGcgcaacccgaggcaaaaaggggatcatggcttgtgggtaaagatgtgcaatctCTGtacagtgtaaaactgatatatcagtcgtgctcacggtcatgagcggctcgggccTCTAGCATgagtaaattatggaattaaacttaacatGTCCtgcaattatttatttatttatgatcATTCATATTAttgggttggtatacacttatacttagtaattgctaataaagttTGACCAATAAAATTAAAAGCAAATGCTTAGCCTTAACCAAattccttggtaagccttacgcTACACTTTCCCCACACTTGTTGAGAGATGACTGTATGGGAGCTCACCCTTGCAATAATCACACTAGACAGGAGCAGGCACCCCCATAGGAGGACTAATACGATGAGTTCGATGAGATCTAGGTgttgtctcctagtcaactatgccTGATGAGATAATTATcttagttcaatttattttattatcaattattttctaaagacATTCTCATTATGTAGTAAAGATTATGACATTTGTCACTATACACCGAGTCATTGTATGTGTGGAACTTGATtcaggcgcatatatgagatgcatccAGATTTGTCCTTAATTCCGAATGTGACAAAAGTGCTATTAGAGCAATGTTGACTCTAGGATGTAAACTAGATAGAAATGGAAAAACCCTTACCTACATTTCTatgtactctgattctttctaaactttccttgaTCTTTTCTCACCTATTActactttactctgattattcttatcttttctcttctaaagacaaaagaggATTTCACACTTTTGGAATCCTACACCTAAAGTGATCCTTAGGAATAAGACACCTAATCCTAGGcaaaaaaactatttttgtaggtataTATACACTTGAATGCTTATCCTAATGATACctgtttgatttggttctttgattgattgtGATGTGTCATGCAGTTATGTCCATAATAACAATTTTTATAGGTGCATATATATAATCTAATCTAATTAGATTCAACCTCCTCTGATCTATTCTAATCTAATGTAGTCCAATCTAATGAGATCCAATTAATCTAATCAGACCCAACTTGACCTAATCTAATCTGATCTAATCCAATCGGGATCTCTTATCTTATCTGATTCATTTCTCCCTCACTTATCTGAAGGTTAGAAATATTTCAAATGGATGGTTAATGCTGATAACATAGATTACTTAGGCAAATTTGGACTCTACTCCGAGAAATTCTTTTCCCACATAATACACTCTACTCTAAAATTGGTGTCATATACCAACTCGTCCATAtacaacaacctaacctacataTTCTTGACAGGTTACATAATATATCTATTTCAAACaaagattctaacctacctaacTAACCTACATGTTCCAACCTGACCTATATATCTACATAATTTATATATCCCAACCTAACATCAAACCAGATCTAGACCTATCTCATGTTCAACAATCAAGTACCTAACAAAATCCCCTAAACTCGGATGGTAACACCAAGACCTAAGGCCCCTAACTCCGATGGAGACACCAAGACCCAAGAAGGAAGAGATCAACCATGTCAAAGAAGATAAGAGTCAAATTAGATCTCCAAATGAGTCGGGATCCACCATCCGAGACAAAAGCTTTCTTCGCACCAAATCTTTCTTACCACAACTTATCCTTGCTCTAACCATTTCTCATCTTGCCTAATAGGATACCATTAAATACTTGAACAAAAAATTGGTATTGGAACCAATTAGAAACTAAAAACTCAAAGAAAGAGCAAACCAAACTAACAACATccattttcttactaatctcgaggacgatatTATTTTAAAGGaggagaatttgtaacaccctaagatTCTGATTTTGGGAATTAGGAAGATTTATCCCAAGGTTTCAATAAATGTGAGTAAAATCATTGTTTTTATCGAAATATATATTTAGAACATTCTCTAAAATATGTAAGTTAGAATATCCCTTAATAGAGATTATACATCAGAAGATATTTACCCTTAAAAAGAATAAGTTATAAATATTAAAATCTTGGAATAAACTTTTAATTTGGCTACAAATTCAAGACAATGATTTCTTTAAAAAGGAATAATGTATGTGTTGCATATTGGAGACATTTTTTTAAATAAATACATAAAGTAACTTAATATAGTAATAAATTCAGTTGCATCTCATGCTAGGTTTTTGATCTGTGCATTTGAACCTGTGTTTAAATTTCAAAATAGAATTGAATAACAAATAGAAATCATAAAatagaaaagaagaaaataaaaaggaaatagACACATGTGCTTCAGCCAAATCCTTTTGCCTAGCCAAATTCTACCACAACACTCCACCAACCTAGCTCTTCCCACGCCTTACCCCCTGAGCCGAAAGGTGGGACCATCGCGCCAGGTCTTCTTCTGTAAAGCAGACTCGTGCGTGGCAGATAATTATTGATCTCGTAACCACCTTGTCGTGATCTCCGACTATCGGGCATCTCCTGGTTGTGCCCCAAGGGGGTATAAAAACCAGTGTGCCTATCGCACTCTCCCATTACCCAATGATCTCGTGCACGCTAGATGCCATCACCGAGAGAAAGGAGAGCAGGAGAGTCACCGCGGGGAACCACCGACGAGGTTATCACGGAGCCAC
It contains:
- the LOC103643557 gene encoding neurogenic locus notch homolog protein 3; this translates as MVAMASPDVMLLLMLLLLGFAGGRAGTAAAATDSSPICDTAECGKGTCSEVPGIIPEVTTSYKCTCDPGWSQPKLLNLTVLPFMPCIVPNCTFSSACFNPTVPMRSIPLTDPCALVNCGQGGDCEKGAGSSYQCRCQPGLRNMFNLTSMPCIGGNCTFGADCARLGLDYPLPWNPTSRLLLVTAI